The Rickettsiales bacterium genomic interval ATCGATAGGGAATACAGCCCCCAGAACAGCGCGAGCACCGCAAGCCAAGAATCCATTGGCGGTTGAAGCATGATTTCTATCCGCCGCGTGAGTATCGCAAGCACTGAGAACAACAATAGGAGGAACACGGACAACTTTTGATCGCAGTTGCCATATATCGATTTCTTCTTCGAGTAATTGTAGCTTTGCAGGGCGATTACTTTCGTGACCACCGTGACCATCAAATATAACCATAGCTCCTTCAAAAGAGTTAAGAGCCTTAATTAAATCTTCTTCATTTCGAATGCGCTCAGTTTTTAAAGTTACTTTGCCAGCCAATCGCGGAGCAAAAGTTTCAATTGCTATCGCAAACCACCGGCTAATTGGATCTGTTTCTTGAAGAGCACTTAGAATCAGAATTTCACTAAAGTCCCTCTGCCTAAGATGAATGTATGGTTTTGGCGAAATTTGATCTATATACAAATTTCCGGGAGTTACAGGTATCCTAGTAACGTCTTTTTGTATACATAGTGGAAGTCCTTTAATATTTATCCACTCTAAATGGGCATCTGAAATTATTCTTATACCGTCTTCTGCAGATTCAATGAATTGAAAAAATTGCGAAGGAATTGACGCCGTAATTTTATTTTGCAGCTCTTTAAATTTCTCGATACGCTTACGCTCTGTTGTTTGCCTTGCACGGTATTGTTGAGCAAATTGACGGACTTGCCCTGACGTTCTATTTACTGCATTTGGAAGGCGTAAAACGGCAGAAATTTCTGAAACTGAAAGAGTAGCCATACATTCCGCGGCAAATTTAAGCTCTCGCGCACGTTCTTGCATCAAAAAATGCGGTTTGGGTTCCTTGTTAAGCGGACCGCCAAATAATGCTTCAGCCTTGGCCATAGTTTTTGCTTCAAATGCATAGCCCTCTTGCTGCTCCAATGCAGCACGTGCAGCTAAAAATTTTTTGCGCTCATTTATTGAGAATGGAGCATCTCCAATAGGCAATTCCTTGAAATGCGGATAGATTGCAGGGGCGAACAAGTTCAGTCCCGGAGGTCTTCTAAAATAGCGATTTACTTCACGCTCACCTATTCGATCACGCTCCTGAAGAATAGACTGAGTCGTTTTAGTAATTTCTTCTACGTAAGGCACAATCCCATTATTTATGTTTCTAAAAGGCCCATAAGCAATGTCTTTATAGCCTAACAAATTCAGTGTCAGCATGTTCGGATAATTAGCGTTATGTCCACCAACTTGGTAACTTAGTTGACGAGGTTGTGGCTCAATCCAACTAGCTAAATGCAGCCGAGCATTTACTAAATCTTCTGCATGAACCTTACCTTCTAAAGCATCGCATATTTTTAAAAATGAATTTCTTAGCTTCTCTAGGTTAAAGTCCTTGTATGCAATCGTACCTCCTGTCTCAGCTAATACTGTCAGAGGAAACGGATGCGCATTAATCCAGCTTTGATACTTTTCGATTTTATGTTCTTGCCCCAACATGAATAGAACAAAAGGTGTAAAAACCGGGGTCATCATGCTTGCGAGAGCTTTAGGCGATTGTGCATACCAGCTTACAGGTGCTTGGCCAGCCATACGCCTAGGAAGTCTAATTTCCTCCATATCCGGAGCAAGTTCATCTATTGTACTGGGCAATGTATTCGCTATTCGAACAAGCCAAGAATGATTTAATAAGCTGGGCGCAAAACCTTGAAGAAAGCTGGCTTGATGAGGGTCTCCATCCTCTACAGGGATTATAGTAATGATGTGATTAAATAAGCGCGGCAAAGTTGTGTTTGTCATACTGGTAGCCGGGTAAAGTACATTTAAGCCGAGAAACTGAAGCTGCTCTACAAAAAGCCTTAATACATCTCACCATAAACTTTTGAGCAACAGGTTTAGGCTTTCTGTTGTGATTGCTACAAGCATGCAACAGGATTCTATGAGCAGACGCTTGTTCCAATCGGAGAATGCGGTAAATATATTCATATAAGGCAAAATTACAAGGTGCTGATATTCTTGCCACCGTCATTCGTTACATACCATGCAAGGCTTGATTATATTGACTTTGGGAAATACACTAAAGTGCGAGTAGTTGTAGGAGCAGGTGGACCTGCGACCTCAGGTACTAATAAAATTATTCTGGGGGTATTTTTGGGGGTACGCAGAAAACCCACATTAAATAATATAATTATATAACAGAATATTATTTAAATAATGTTGATCCTACCCGCGCCAATTCTGCACTATATTATACCTCTATAAGCCAGCCCTATCTTGGGGGTATAAATGGAGGTATATTTTAAACCCTTGGCCCTAAATACCCCCAAGCCTTACAGACATAGCTACATGTACAACAAAACCCCGGGACAAAGTACGAAGAAAATAACAATGGAATTTGATCCCAATAATAAGGTTGTCAAAACCTGCCTTGATGCCATGACTCTGGAAGAAAAGGGCCGAACGGAAGAAGCATATGAACAATTTCGCAAGGCCTGGACCGAAGCAACATTCGATTCTGAAAAATTTATCTCAGCCTACTTTCTGGCTCGCCATCAGAAGAACGTTTCTGACAAACTGGAATGGCTCAAGATTACTCTGCAGATTGCATTGAAAATAGATGACGACACCGTCAGAAGCGCGTTCCCTGCTCTCTATTCAAACATTGCGAAATGCTACGAGGATCTGGGCAACCCGGAAAAAGCAAGACAGCATTATGAAATAGCTACTTCCTACAAGTACAACCCTTCCGACAAAGGTCCCTTCTATCATGGGACAAAAGCCGATTTACAGGTTGGAGATTTTCTGACGGCAGGTGGAAGCTCCAATTACAAGCAAAACCTCACCATGAATCACATCTATTTCACAGCACTTGCAAATGGGGCGGGTCTGGCGGCTGCACTGGCAAAAGGTGATAGAACAGAGCGTGTTTACATTGTCGAACCAACAGGGCCGTTTGAGAATGATCCCAATGTTACGGATAAAAAATTCCCCGGCAACCCAACGCGTTCATACCGCTCTGAAGCCCCGTTAAAAATTATAGGTGAATTAAAAGAATGGAAAAGACTAACACCTGAGGAAACTCAGAAATGGCGTGAGAAGCTGGCAAGCAATAAAGGGGAAATTATTAACTAACTTCATCTAGTATCCCCGCTGAACTGAACTGCGCACAGCTTATAAGAAATCTTCATATTACAGCTATTGGTTTTACAAAAACCATATACGAACGTTTCACCTGTTCACTCGTGAACCATATAGTCCCCTTATAATTTTTTTATTATAAAGACATGCAATGGAGCATGAAAAAAACCTATGTCACTGGGTAACCTTTAATTAATAAATAAAGCCTTCAGCGAGAAAAATGAAAATTCTATAAAAAGTTGAAAAGATACCCCTGGACACACAACTTAAAGTGTCATATAGACCTCCTTGGCTCTACCTATTCTTGCATAAAATCCCATCCGGAGCCACCCAAGCGATCAATCAATCTTACGGCAAACCATGCGTATTGAGCGTTGCGGCATGGCGTAGAGCGATTGTTCATAACCCATAAGGAGGAACCATGCCGACAAAAGACTCAACACCCGACCTCACAACCAGGCCGGATGACCGCAAGGTCACTTCCATTCAGGCTCAGCGGCTTGCTGCATTGTCCGGGGTAGATGCCGCACAGTTGAAAGGAACCATCTCCCAGCTGTCCGATAAACTGAAATGGAAGATCGATCCCAGCCTTTTCCTTTTCCAGAAAGTCTGCGGCAAGGTCGTCAAGAAAGACCCTGTGACCGGCGTCGAGCGTCCCGTGCCTTTTGCCACCGTCTATGTGGAAGATACCGACTGCAGCCTGATCAGCTACTTCCCCAAAGGCTGGCCTTGGGGATGGCATTTTCCGTTCAACTGCCACCGCGAGATCATTGCCACCACCAAGACGGATAAATGCGGAAATTTCTGCGTGTGGGTTCCGCGCTTCGATATTGACTGGGTACTGAGATGGCGTAAAGAACGCATCTGCTTCCCCATCATTTTCAACCGCCCCTCCATAGGAGATCTGATTCCGAAACTGCCCGGCCAGGTGGTCGGCCCGTGGCCTCCGATCCCTCAGCCTGATCCGGGTCCGCTGCGCACGCTGGCAACGTTACAGCCTTCCGTGATTCACGCCATCGCCGGACAGGCGGCTGGTAAGCTTGCGGATAGAGTCTCGAAGCTGCAGACCGTGAAAACGCTGGGCACTTCCGGCATAGAAGATCGTAACCTTCATGTGCGGGCGTTCGAAGGCGAACTGCCGCCGCCGCTTCCGCCGGAGTTCGGCGATGCGCTTACGGGCCAGAATGTCGTGGCACAGAAAGGCGCGTCGCCGCTCGACGGGGTGCGTACCGCCATCGCGCTGAAACTCGGGGTCAACGCGAAGGATATTGCCGATTTCGATCCTTCCCGCTTCGTCGGCCCGTTCTTCCGCTGCTACGATATCCTCTTGCCGGAATGGCAGCGTATTCTGGACGTGCCGGATATTACGTTCCGCGTAACGCAGGATGTGAATGGAGACGGTGTCGAAGAAAATATCTACTCGGAAAGCTATTTCGACGTACGCTGGGATGCGACGAACATTCCGGATGTCACGCTCGTGGCCAATTCCATCGCGAAGGAATCCACCCTGTGCGACGCTCCCGTCGTCCCCTGCGGCAATGTTCCGGCACTGCTCTTCGCCGGATTCATGCCGCTCGACCTGCCTGCTTACTATGATGCGACCGCAGGCTACACCGTGCGTCCCAACAGGCCGAAAAACGGTGTGGTCCGCCCTGCGGCACAAACGCCGTTCTGCGGAAACGTGCAGTTCTACGGCTGTGTGGATGTCAAGCAGGCCAAGTTCTACCGCGTGCTACAAAGCGTGGACGGAGGCACGACCTTCTCTGCGATCACCGGCGTTGCGTGGAACAACTACCGTAACACGGGCGGGGCTCCCATTGTCATCCATGCGGATGCCAGCGGATGGTATCCGGTCAATCCGGTGGACGGCATGGGCAACACGGTCAACCGCACTGATTTGGAGTTCCCGAACCTGCTGCTCGACTGGCCGACGCCGGGACTTGGCAAGAGC includes:
- a CDS encoding CHAT domain-containing protein, which codes for MTNTTLPRLFNHIITIIPVEDGDPHQASFLQGFAPSLLNHSWLVRIANTLPSTIDELAPDMEEIRLPRRMAGQAPVSWYAQSPKALASMMTPVFTPFVLFMLGQEHKIEKYQSWINAHPFPLTVLAETGGTIAYKDFNLEKLRNSFLKICDALEGKVHAEDLVNARLHLASWIEPQPRQLSYQVGGHNANYPNMLTLNLLGYKDIAYGPFRNINNGIVPYVEEITKTTQSILQERDRIGEREVNRYFRRPPGLNLFAPAIYPHFKELPIGDAPFSINERKKFLAARAALEQQEGYAFEAKTMAKAEALFGGPLNKEPKPHFLMQERARELKFAAECMATLSVSEISAVLRLPNAVNRTSGQVRQFAQQYRARQTTERKRIEKFKELQNKITASIPSQFFQFIESAEDGIRIISDAHLEWINIKGLPLCIQKDVTRIPVTPGNLYIDQISPKPYIHLRQRDFSEILILSALQETDPISRWFAIAIETFAPRLAGKVTLKTERIRNEEDLIKALNSFEGAMVIFDGHGGHESNRPAKLQLLEEEIDIWQLRSKVVRVPPIVVLSACDTHAADRNHASTANGFLACGARAVLGAVFPIDARDAAVFVARLLYRITDFIPRAHKAFSRSLTWMEIMSGMIRMQLVTDFLTRLEDKNIINEVLYKEIHLDGNIAINAGEDWPFEVLISKIVERSIDENLARKELYAATVNSTSLSYLQVGRPETIIIHKDNHQE
- the arr gene encoding NAD(+)--rifampin ADP-ribosyltransferase; this encodes MYNKTPGQSTKKITMEFDPNNKVVKTCLDAMTLEEKGRTEEAYEQFRKAWTEATFDSEKFISAYFLARHQKNVSDKLEWLKITLQIALKIDDDTVRSAFPALYSNIAKCYEDLGNPEKARQHYEIATSYKYNPSDKGPFYHGTKADLQVGDFLTAGGSSNYKQNLTMNHIYFTALANGAGLAAALAKGDRTERVYIVEPTGPFENDPNVTDKKFPGNPTRSYRSEAPLKIIGELKEWKRLTPEETQKWREKLASNKGEIIN